A genomic stretch from Dissulfuribacter thermophilus includes:
- a CDS encoding CBS domain-containing protein, whose amino-acid sequence MGSRRGQSVQSSALNPNSLQKPRTIITTHLNADFDAVASALAAKRLHPNAVICLPGSQEKDIRDFLEAHPKIRDEFTPLRSVDISHCRELIVVDTCQRERIGKFAELLEREGVKVILYDHHPAESDDIKAHQKFYKEVGANSSIMVGLLREKGIGISPEEATLFALGIYEDTGSFQFSSTTPEDLSEAAWLLRTGADLKEIYRLMARRFTPKHITLLNDLMNTAQKMVIRGIPICIAKTSHPEYVEDFSIVVHELMDMERMPVLFVLALLDDQVIVIGRSRESQVNCGEILKELGGGGHGAAASATLKNITLTEAEEKLVQELYKVLGAEPRVSDIMSTPVLHVPPNASIGEAHDALTRYGITVLAVLDGDRCVGLISRRTVEKAIYHGLKDLPVSEYMTTEFKVVSPNDPFSKVQDIIIHDRQRFVPVVEDERCVGVITRTDLLQILTEDKLRKTEPLFEGKEKYRYVNSLLRERLPLWLYDRFKEFGTIGDELGMGVYVVGGFVRDLLLREDNFDVDIVVEGDGVKFAQILKERYGAKISPHEKFKTAQVVFKDGFRLDVATARLEYYEYPAAMPTVSISSLKLDLYRRDFTINTLAIKLNSKEFGLLIDFFGGQRDLKDKCIRVLHSLSFVEDPTRVFRAVRFEQRFGFQIGKHTLRLIKNARRLNIFDKLTGKRLFTELKLILDDRDPEAALLRLKDLDLLEVIHKDLKLTEVVLDRIRAAKGVLSWYELLFKPQKPRQWLLFLLNLVSEFSSRSIKGLCQRLDLTGKNEVLFTKLREEAIKVASILDRESDVRPSKVYRLLRPLPLEHQLFCMCLGKTHVPKKEISRFITEYQDIRPHLKGNDLKSLGIPPGPIYSEILEKLRDARLDGEVETRDDEIDFVQRRWKFSGDPQRL is encoded by the coding sequence GTGGGTAGTAGAAGAGGACAATCTGTCCAGTCCTCAGCCCTTAATCCTAATAGCCTTCAAAAGCCGAGAACCATCATAACAACCCACCTAAATGCGGACTTTGATGCCGTTGCATCGGCCTTGGCCGCTAAAAGGCTTCATCCAAATGCCGTGATTTGCCTCCCTGGTAGCCAAGAAAAAGATATCCGTGACTTTCTTGAAGCCCATCCAAAGATTCGGGACGAGTTTACGCCACTTCGATCAGTGGATATATCCCATTGTAGAGAACTCATTGTTGTAGATACCTGTCAGAGGGAGAGGATAGGAAAATTTGCAGAGCTCTTGGAAAGAGAGGGGGTAAAAGTAATTTTATATGACCACCATCCCGCGGAATCTGATGATATAAAGGCTCACCAAAAGTTTTATAAAGAGGTGGGGGCAAATTCCTCCATCATGGTCGGCCTATTGCGTGAGAAGGGTATTGGAATTAGCCCTGAAGAGGCCACACTTTTTGCCCTTGGTATCTACGAAGATACTGGTTCCTTTCAATTTTCATCTACTACGCCCGAAGATTTGAGTGAGGCTGCCTGGCTTTTAAGGACTGGGGCGGATTTAAAGGAGATATACCGCCTCATGGCTAGGCGGTTTACACCAAAACATATAACTCTTCTAAATGACCTAATGAATACGGCTCAAAAAATGGTCATTCGAGGTATCCCTATCTGTATTGCCAAGACCTCCCATCCAGAATATGTAGAGGATTTTTCAATAGTAGTCCATGAACTCATGGACATGGAGAGGATGCCAGTCCTTTTTGTCTTGGCCCTTTTGGATGATCAGGTGATTGTGATAGGGAGAAGCCGTGAAAGTCAGGTTAATTGCGGGGAGATCTTGAAGGAACTCGGAGGGGGTGGGCATGGAGCAGCGGCCTCTGCCACATTAAAGAATATCACTCTTACTGAAGCAGAAGAAAAATTGGTACAAGAGCTATATAAGGTGTTAGGGGCAGAACCCAGGGTATCTGACATTATGTCCACTCCAGTGCTCCATGTTCCTCCCAATGCTTCCATAGGAGAGGCCCACGATGCACTCACAAGGTATGGGATCACTGTACTGGCAGTACTAGACGGAGACAGATGTGTGGGCTTAATTAGTAGAAGGACTGTGGAAAAGGCTATTTATCATGGGCTAAAGGACCTACCAGTTAGTGAATATATGACCACTGAATTTAAGGTTGTAAGCCCCAATGATCCATTTAGTAAAGTTCAAGACATCATAATCCACGACAGACAAAGGTTTGTTCCTGTGGTCGAGGACGAAAGATGTGTTGGGGTCATTACCCGTACTGATCTCCTACAGATACTCACAGAAGATAAGCTTCGAAAGACTGAACCGCTTTTTGAGGGTAAAGAGAAATATCGATACGTAAATTCACTCCTTAGAGAACGGCTCCCCCTATGGCTTTATGACCGCTTTAAGGAATTTGGTACCATTGGAGATGAACTGGGAATGGGGGTTTATGTAGTAGGTGGGTTTGTCAGAGATCTCCTGCTGCGCGAAGACAATTTTGACGTAGACATCGTCGTAGAAGGCGATGGGGTCAAATTCGCTCAAATCCTTAAAGAGCGTTATGGGGCAAAGATTAGTCCCCACGAAAAATTTAAGACAGCACAGGTAGTATTTAAAGACGGTTTTAGACTGGACGTAGCTACAGCACGCCTTGAGTATTATGAATATCCTGCTGCTATGCCTACGGTTTCCATTTCATCTCTAAAATTAGATTTATACCGGCGCGATTTTACTATAAATACCCTTGCAATAAAGCTGAATTCAAAGGAATTTGGGTTGCTTATTGACTTTTTTGGAGGACAAAGAGATTTAAAGGATAAATGCATAAGAGTGCTTCACAGCCTAAGCTTTGTTGAAGACCCTACGCGAGTCTTCAGAGCCGTCCGGTTTGAACAGCGTTTTGGATTTCAGATAGGAAAACATACACTTAGACTTATCAAGAACGCCAGGAGACTGAATATATTTGACAAACTCACTGGCAAACGCCTTTTTACAGAACTAAAACTCATCTTAGATGATAGAGACCCAGAAGCTGCACTACTTCGATTAAAGGATTTAGACCTCTTAGAGGTAATACACAAGGATCTAAAACTTACTGAAGTTGTCCTAGACAGAATTAGGGCGGCAAAGGGTGTACTTTCCTGGTATGAGCTTTTGTTTAAACCTCAAAAGCCAAGACAATGGCTGCTATTTCTGTTAAATCTTGTGTCAGAATTCAGCTCTCGTTCTATAAAGGGACTGTGCCAACGTCTTGACCTTACAGGTAAGAATGAAGTGCTCTTTACGAAATTACGAGAAGAGGCCATTAAGGTGGCATCCATTTTGGACCGGGAGAGCGATGTCCGGCCGAGCAAAGTGTATAGGCTTTTACGTCCCCTACCTCTGGAACATCAGCTGTTTTGTATGTGTCTTGGGAAGACGCATGTCCCCAAAAAGGAAATAAGTAGATTTATAACGGAATATCAAGATATAAGGCCACATCTCAAAGGAAACGACTTAAAGAGCCTCGGGATACCACCTGGCCCCATCTACAGTGAAATACTCGAAAAGTTGAGAGATGCCCGTCTGGATGGAGAAGTTGAGACAAGAGATGATGAAATAGATTTTGTCCAAAGGCGATGGAAATTTTCTGGCGATCCCCAAAGATTGTAA
- a CDS encoding right-handed parallel beta-helix repeat-containing protein, producing MSKDILLILLEFFLIFYFIGESSATNYYVRKDGGSAEQCTGMVDAAYPGFGEKQPCAWSHPFWALDTQSGKPVWRIHEGDSLIIHEGSYPIGYSAPNTENWCDEYVAYDCVLPPLPSGLDPNHPTKIVGAGWENGCNNPPELWGTGRVWQVIDLTNTSNAVIGCLEITDHASCAYAHPVVPCEYDAPPYGDWGYAGIYAENSSNVTLKDLNIHGLGSDGIKAGGISNWYIENVRIAGNGFTGWNGDLDVGLDSNEGILHFKKLTVEWNGCVESYPSKTPTHCWAQSRGGYGDGFGVPRTGGHWIFEDSIFRFNTSDGLDLLYAGVGIDSTLIELHRVQAYGNAGNQIKTGGQTHIINSIIVGSCNYFTGKAFSQEMGGLSSGDACRAGGAAISIEANPGDRSFIINSTVASQGWALVEAYCHTHDFPDESLPCEGTEKLYMLNNIFIAYPNVTAIGWEDWTDLVGDGDPDKLTSSDSIDFNLIYRAQIHENMKIGTHNIMANPLIVNDDIYTFDAHLQDKSPAIDAGLGVGSISDLVPANDIEFKPRPSGEGVDLGAHEYGGEGNLIYPEPKIKVLNTGDITSAYISLNPWSFLGQRADLFIVANTPFGLYSYIYPNGPWVPGLVTAYTGDISQISETRILNHSIPAGHYIFYFGIDLSPNRGLDIDNLFYTSFSIENVP from the coding sequence ATGTCTAAAGATATTTTATTAATTCTTTTAGAATTTTTTTTGATTTTTTATTTCATAGGTGAAAGCTCTGCAACCAATTATTATGTGCGAAAAGATGGAGGTAGTGCTGAACAATGTACTGGTATGGTTGATGCAGCGTACCCAGGTTTTGGTGAAAAACAACCGTGTGCTTGGTCTCATCCATTTTGGGCATTGGATACGCAAAGTGGCAAACCAGTATGGCGTATTCACGAGGGAGATTCATTGATTATTCATGAGGGTAGTTACCCCATAGGCTATTCAGCCCCAAATACAGAGAATTGGTGTGATGAGTACGTGGCTTATGATTGTGTGCTTCCTCCTTTACCTTCAGGTTTGGACCCAAATCACCCTACAAAAATTGTAGGCGCAGGCTGGGAAAATGGATGCAATAATCCACCTGAATTGTGGGGGACAGGTAGGGTGTGGCAGGTAATAGATTTAACTAATACTTCCAATGCCGTTATAGGATGCTTGGAGATTACGGATCATGCAAGCTGTGCCTATGCACATCCTGTTGTGCCGTGTGAATATGATGCTCCTCCGTATGGTGATTGGGGCTATGCTGGAATATACGCAGAAAATTCCTCCAACGTCACACTGAAGGATTTAAATATTCATGGGTTAGGCTCTGATGGTATTAAAGCTGGCGGCATATCCAATTGGTATATTGAAAATGTGAGAATTGCAGGAAATGGCTTTACAGGCTGGAATGGAGATCTGGATGTAGGTCTTGATTCTAATGAAGGTATCCTGCACTTTAAAAAGCTTACTGTAGAGTGGAATGGTTGTGTGGAGAGCTATCCCTCAAAAACACCAACTCATTGTTGGGCTCAAAGTCGAGGGGGATACGGTGATGGTTTCGGAGTGCCTCGTACAGGAGGGCATTGGATCTTTGAAGACAGCATTTTTAGATTTAACACCTCAGATGGTCTAGACCTTCTGTATGCAGGAGTAGGTATAGATAGCACACTAATAGAATTACACAGGGTCCAAGCCTACGGCAATGCAGGAAATCAGATAAAGACTGGTGGTCAAACCCATATTATCAATTCTATCATTGTGGGAAGCTGTAATTATTTTACTGGTAAAGCCTTTTCCCAGGAGATGGGAGGCTTGTCTAGTGGGGATGCATGTAGAGCTGGAGGTGCAGCCATATCTATAGAGGCCAATCCTGGAGATAGGAGTTTTATTATTAATTCTACAGTAGCAAGTCAAGGGTGGGCATTGGTAGAGGCCTATTGCCATACGCACGATTTCCCTGACGAGAGCCTGCCATGCGAGGGCACAGAGAAGCTCTATATGCTAAACAATATTTTTATTGCCTATCCCAACGTAACTGCAATAGGCTGGGAAGATTGGACAGATTTGGTAGGCGATGGTGACCCAGATAAACTTACAAGTTCTGATTCGATTGATTTTAACCTCATTTATAGGGCTCAAATCCATGAAAATATGAAGATTGGTACACACAATATCATGGCAAATCCATTAATTGTAAATGATGATATATATACTTTTGATGCACATCTTCAAGACAAGAGCCCAGCAATTGATGCTGGTTTGGGAGTAGGGAGTATAAGTGATCTTGTGCCAGCAAATGACATTGAATTTAAGCCAAGACCCAGTGGAGAGGGAGTGGATCTCGGGGCTCATGAGTATGGAGGCGAAGGGAATTTGATCTATCCAGAACCTAAAATCAAAGTTTTGAATACTGGTGACATTACCAGCGCCTATATTTCTTTAAATCCATGGAGTTTTTTGGGGCAGAGAGCTGATTTATTTATAGTAGCAAATACTCCTTTTGGTTTATATAGTTACATTTATCCCAACGGCCCCTGGGTTCCGGGATTAGTTACTGCATATACTGGGGATATTTCTCAAATATCGGAAACTAGAATACTTAATCATAGCATTCCAGCCGGTCATTATATTTTTTATTTCGGCATAGATCTTTCGCCTAATAGAGGTTTGGATATTGATAATCTCTTTTATACATCTTTTTCTATAGAAAATGTTCCGTAG
- the recR gene encoding recombination mediator RecR translates to MASKALPPALQRLVENLSMLPGIGEKTATRLALTILRWPQNRAKELGQSIIELHERIKLCSMCFTFSEDDPCSICSDHKRDHSLICIIEDPGDIVAIEKAGVFNGLYHVLHGALSPMDGIGPQELKINELLIRIDNGKKQGTPIKEIIIATSSTAQGEATASYLSDLLTNKGVKVSRIACGIPIGMDIKYADPMTLKQAISARNLL, encoded by the coding sequence ATGGCCTCAAAAGCCCTTCCCCCAGCCCTTCAACGACTGGTTGAAAATCTCTCCATGTTACCAGGCATTGGAGAGAAGACTGCGACTCGCCTCGCTCTCACGATTCTTAGGTGGCCTCAAAACAGGGCCAAGGAGCTTGGCCAATCTATTATAGAACTGCATGAACGCATTAAACTCTGTTCCATGTGCTTTACCTTTTCTGAGGATGACCCCTGTTCCATTTGTAGTGACCACAAGCGAGATCATTCCCTAATTTGCATCATAGAGGACCCAGGTGATATCGTTGCTATTGAAAAGGCAGGGGTTTTTAATGGACTATACCATGTACTACATGGAGCCCTGTCTCCCATGGATGGCATTGGTCCACAAGAGCTAAAGATCAATGAATTACTAATAAGGATCGATAATGGCAAAAAACAAGGGACTCCCATCAAAGAGATAATTATTGCCACTAGCAGCACTGCCCAGGGAGAGGCCACCGCATCATATCTCTCTGATCTTTTGACCAATAAAGGAGTAAAAGTATCTCGAATCGCCTGCGGCATCCCTATAGGAATGGACATAAAGTACGCAGACCCTATGACACTCAAACAGGCAATTAGTGCAAGAAACCTCTTGTAA
- a CDS encoding YbaB/EbfC family nucleoid-associated protein codes for MNPNIKEMMRQAQILQNKMAKLQEELESRTVEASSGGGMVRAVANGKPEIQAIFIEKEVVDPEDVDMLQDLIVAAVNEALKRAKEMTEQEMAKLTGGLKIPGMF; via the coding sequence ATGAATCCAAACATTAAAGAAATGATGCGTCAGGCCCAAATACTTCAAAACAAGATGGCCAAATTACAGGAAGAGCTCGAATCTCGTACTGTAGAGGCCTCTTCTGGTGGTGGCATGGTGAGAGCCGTGGCCAACGGCAAACCAGAAATCCAGGCCATTTTCATAGAAAAAGAAGTTGTTGACCCAGAAGACGTAGATATGCTTCAAGACCTCATTGTAGCAGCAGTCAATGAGGCCTTGAAGAGGGCTAAAGAAATGACTGAACAAGAGATGGCAAAACTCACTGGCGGACTAAAGATTCCTGGAATGTTTTAA
- the dnaX gene encoding DNA polymerase III subunit gamma/tau: MSYLVLARKWRPQTFGEVIGQSHVTRTLQNAIQQGRLAHALIFSGARGVGKTSIARIVSKAINCENGPSKEPCNKCGICKEITQGASVDVVEIDGASNRGIDEIRRLRETILFQPVRCRYKVYIIDEVHMLTREAFNALLKTLEEPPSHVYFMFATTEASKLPDTIRSRCQHYEFRLLTPKEIGEHLTRICQAENLGLEPQAIDLVAKAAQGSLRDSLSLLDQVVAFGAKTKDQISEALGLIPGDVIKNIVVAILNGDPKDAILTIDRVHRFGGDLQRLTHDMLYFLRDLLLFKELGVDGESLYSNPLYELQGVDEQLIDTAIISELIHMLSNALEAIKRSSTPRILLETIVIRMSRLKEIVKIDTVIDKLEGVLKSGQYTQTPPMALGTAIPGATNSSRSTVPTKTTPSQAPSDTPLKKVTPSTRPNVDHAPAREKDVQGFMEYLQNVSPPLWSILDRVKALEIDNGILRIFCNSSFQENRLKDPKCKKELEQHSTSYFGQKIALELNGSSASKAKDKKKVAKNAVSQRLSAREALKAHPLVKEAIKTFGAKVEDIKLFE, from the coding sequence ATGTCATACCTTGTTTTAGCCAGAAAATGGCGTCCTCAGACCTTTGGCGAAGTTATCGGCCAAAGTCATGTTACTCGCACCCTGCAAAATGCCATTCAGCAGGGGCGCCTTGCCCATGCGCTCATCTTTAGTGGCGCAAGGGGGGTTGGTAAGACTTCTATTGCCCGCATAGTCTCTAAGGCCATTAACTGCGAAAATGGACCTTCGAAAGAACCGTGCAATAAATGTGGCATATGTAAGGAGATCACCCAAGGGGCTTCAGTTGACGTAGTAGAGATAGATGGTGCTTCCAATAGGGGCATAGATGAAATCAGGCGTCTTAGGGAAACAATACTCTTTCAGCCAGTACGCTGCCGATATAAGGTTTACATTATTGATGAAGTACACATGCTCACTCGAGAGGCCTTCAATGCCCTGCTAAAGACCCTTGAGGAACCTCCTAGCCACGTATATTTCATGTTTGCCACAACTGAGGCATCAAAGCTACCAGACACTATCCGCTCAAGATGCCAGCACTATGAATTTAGACTCCTTACCCCCAAAGAGATTGGTGAACACCTTACACGGATTTGCCAGGCAGAAAATCTGGGTCTTGAGCCACAGGCCATAGACCTTGTAGCAAAAGCGGCTCAGGGGAGTCTGAGGGATAGCCTCAGTCTTCTTGACCAGGTGGTTGCCTTTGGCGCAAAGACCAAGGACCAAATCTCAGAGGCACTAGGCCTTATTCCTGGTGACGTAATAAAGAATATTGTTGTAGCCATCTTAAATGGAGATCCCAAAGACGCCATCCTAACCATAGACAGAGTCCATAGATTCGGAGGAGATCTCCAACGTCTCACTCATGACATGTTGTACTTCTTGAGGGACCTTTTGTTATTTAAGGAGTTGGGAGTAGATGGCGAATCTCTATATTCTAATCCCCTCTATGAACTTCAGGGCGTAGATGAACAGTTGATTGATACAGCAATAATATCTGAGCTAATACACATGCTCTCAAACGCGCTTGAGGCCATAAAACGTTCCAGTACTCCTCGCATCTTGTTAGAGACTATAGTCATTAGGATGTCTCGCTTAAAAGAAATCGTCAAAATCGATACAGTCATTGACAAATTAGAGGGGGTCTTGAAATCAGGCCAATATACTCAAACACCCCCCATGGCCCTTGGCACAGCTATTCCTGGAGCTACCAATTCATCCAGGTCGACTGTTCCCACAAAGACTACACCTTCGCAGGCCCCATCAGATACTCCTCTAAAAAAGGTTACCCCATCTACTCGCCCAAATGTGGACCATGCTCCAGCTAGAGAAAAAGATGTTCAGGGCTTTATGGAATATCTTCAAAATGTCTCCCCTCCTCTTTGGAGTATCCTTGATAGAGTAAAGGCACTTGAAATCGATAATGGAATTTTACGAATCTTTTGCAACTCCAGCTTTCAGGAGAATCGCCTTAAGGATCCCAAATGTAAGAAAGAGTTAGAACAACATTCAACATCGTATTTTGGTCAAAAAATTGCTCTTGAGCTCAATGGTTCCAGTGCCTCAAAGGCAAAGGACAAAAAAAAAGTCGCTAAAAATGCCGTCTCACAAAGGCTATCTGCCAGAGAGGCCTTAAAGGCCCACCCTCTTGTCAAAGAAGCCATAAAGACATTTGGAGCTAAAGTAGAAGACATAAAACTTTTTGAATAG
- a CDS encoding TonB-dependent receptor plug domain-containing protein, with the protein MTLVRFVFVVLFNLLVGAGSIVNASSIYGSIPKATTSTSVTSFSIQKVRPGTVIITSREIEALGVENLVDLLRIIGGANVYRENPSTVKISFPGIPNRLELTPKILIDGMEVTELFLERTHFYNLPVDVQDIDRIELIKDVFSIENGYFYAQGIINIITKHPEKLSKNFISALVGSHQLRKGSFSTGGHIKDGLYVKMFGGYRVIDELHKDRQNNRKQFVTFESEKYLASGKLFLKGSIEKAKVNFVQEYGERLSLKDLEWEIPLRYEVSVDDLLFKYFLINYKYPLFDCSLYYQGHSGNFVHKTAALTTGEFSSNLFKFTLRKRFFVGKHNILSGSEFRHSHAWFKSQGSYERDELILFLEDEILLNENLMLKLAMGHRSTTYEDTQLPYMAYLTYTLKERGIKLQAGTTKTYNVVPLIYKYFTIETEGYLPYVAMIPSKELGPVKIYSHSLSFEKSWQRFSLSVNLSYNKLFDILGAKSVAFGFFPKPFYKFTLENKYDVTTNVISTNLNYRLRNSDFFLTHVYQNKIDGHTFDKRDLELPHHTILAGVMFNGKLYKGSLTLEYISGLDSLTTKIRDEFFVNASLSRSLFNDKMKFSITVNNLFNKSSGTPFRESNFGREAFFSIKYNF; encoded by the coding sequence GTGACGTTAGTTCGTTTTGTCTTTGTGGTACTGTTTAATTTGTTGGTGGGGGCGGGTTCAATCGTCAATGCCTCCTCTATATATGGCAGTATCCCCAAGGCCACCACATCAACATCTGTTACATCTTTTTCCATTCAAAAGGTACGTCCCGGAACTGTAATTATCACCTCTAGAGAGATTGAGGCACTTGGCGTTGAAAATTTAGTCGATCTTTTGAGGATAATCGGCGGAGCCAATGTGTATCGGGAAAATCCTTCTACAGTCAAAATTTCTTTTCCTGGCATACCAAACAGACTAGAGTTGACCCCTAAAATTCTTATCGACGGCATGGAGGTCACAGAGCTTTTTCTGGAGAGAACTCATTTTTACAATCTGCCTGTAGACGTCCAAGATATAGATAGAATCGAGCTTATTAAGGACGTTTTCTCAATTGAAAACGGTTATTTTTATGCCCAAGGTATAATCAATATTATCACTAAGCATCCGGAAAAATTGTCAAAAAACTTTATCAGCGCTTTGGTGGGTAGTCATCAGCTTCGAAAGGGCAGTTTTTCTACTGGAGGACATATAAAAGATGGGCTCTATGTCAAGATGTTTGGTGGTTACAGGGTCATTGATGAACTCCATAAAGATCGTCAAAATAATAGAAAGCAATTTGTAACCTTTGAGTCAGAGAAGTACCTTGCAAGTGGTAAACTCTTTTTAAAGGGCTCTATTGAGAAGGCAAAGGTCAATTTTGTTCAAGAATATGGTGAGAGACTTTCGTTAAAGGATTTGGAGTGGGAAATCCCGCTGAGGTATGAGGTCAGTGTAGACGACCTCCTCTTTAAATATTTTTTAATAAACTACAAATATCCCCTATTTGATTGTTCCCTGTATTATCAAGGACATTCTGGAAATTTTGTGCACAAGACAGCTGCTCTCACTACTGGTGAGTTCTCATCTAATCTCTTTAAATTTACTCTGAGAAAGAGATTTTTCGTAGGGAAACACAATATCCTTTCAGGCTCTGAATTCAGACACTCCCATGCATGGTTCAAATCTCAAGGTAGTTATGAAAGAGATGAGTTAATTTTGTTTTTAGAGGACGAAATTTTACTTAATGAAAATTTGATGCTCAAATTAGCCATGGGGCATAGGAGCACAACTTACGAGGATACGCAGTTGCCGTATATGGCCTATTTGACATACACGCTCAAAGAAAGAGGAATTAAGCTTCAGGCAGGGACAACAAAGACCTACAATGTTGTGCCACTGATCTACAAATATTTCACTATTGAAACTGAAGGCTACCTTCCATATGTCGCCATGATACCAAGCAAAGAGCTAGGTCCTGTGAAGATTTACAGTCATAGTCTCTCTTTTGAAAAGAGTTGGCAGAGATTTTCCTTAAGCGTAAATCTGTCATACAATAAACTATTTGATATCCTTGGTGCAAAAAGCGTGGCATTTGGCTTTTTCCCAAAACCTTTTTACAAGTTTACATTGGAAAACAAGTACGATGTCACTACTAACGTTATCAGTACAAATTTAAACTACAGGTTGAGAAATTCGGATTTCTTCTTAACCCATGTTTATCAAAATAAAATAGACGGCCACACCTTTGATAAAAGAGATCTTGAACTCCCTCACCATACCATTTTGGCAGGGGTTATGTTCAATGGCAAGCTATACAAGGGTAGTCTTACCCTTGAATATATTTCAGGCCTTGATTCGCTTACCACCAAGATCAGAGACGAATTTTTTGTAAATGCTAGCCTGAGTAGATCCCTGTTTAATGATAAGATGAAGTTTTCCATAACTGTAAATAATCTTTTCAATAAATCCTCTGGGACGCCATTTAGGGAAAGTAATTTTGGACGAGAAGCTTTTTTTTCCATTAAATACAATTTCTAG
- a CDS encoding ABC transporter substrate binding protein, with translation MRLYFLWLVALVNVPTMFLCQALANGTIQLSEPTHEECLVFLQGLKVSMKDFRFVAPGKAGIDVASPTIVWGAKRNSIEGLKGKSLIVLFTEASLHNLEKIPKSSIVFVMDIKFRDKIGLVRRLFPRPARIGVLTSDKEIFKESKNYSAVLAQYVVGPGEVPLSFRALIDRIDVFLAIPDQVVFNYYSTLFLLRECALSGIPVIGFSEDMFEYGALASYRIDFYREGMRMGRIFKNFLLNRCHGGVVFFPKNYRIIKRDDH, from the coding sequence TTGAGACTCTACTTTTTGTGGTTAGTAGCACTCGTAAATGTGCCTACTATGTTTTTATGCCAGGCCCTTGCCAATGGCACAATTCAGCTTTCTGAACCCACACACGAAGAGTGTCTCGTATTCCTCCAAGGCCTAAAGGTCTCTATGAAAGACTTCCGTTTTGTGGCCCCTGGTAAAGCAGGTATTGATGTCGCCAGCCCAACAATTGTCTGGGGGGCAAAGAGAAATTCAATAGAGGGCTTGAAGGGCAAATCACTTATTGTGTTGTTTACTGAAGCGTCGCTTCACAACCTGGAGAAGATCCCGAAGAGCAGCATCGTCTTTGTGATGGATATAAAATTTAGGGACAAGATCGGACTTGTAAGACGGCTCTTTCCAAGACCAGCCAGGATTGGGGTGCTTACAAGCGATAAGGAAATTTTTAAAGAGAGTAAGAATTATTCGGCAGTATTGGCTCAGTATGTTGTAGGGCCAGGCGAAGTACCACTGAGTTTTAGGGCGCTAATTGACAGGATAGATGTCTTTCTAGCAATTCCGGATCAGGTTGTCTTCAATTATTATTCTACGCTCTTTCTTTTGAGGGAGTGTGCGTTAAGTGGAATTCCGGTTATTGGCTTCAGCGAAGATATGTTTGAATATGGAGCGTTGGCCTCGTATAGAATTGATTTTTATAGGGAAGGTATGCGTATGGGGAGAATTTTTAAAAATTTTCTTTTAAATAGATGCCATGGTGGAGTGGTCTTTTTTCCCAAGAACTACAGGATAATCAAAAGAGATGACCATTAA